The Aliiroseovarius pelagivivens DNA segment TCTGAACAGACAGGCCGGAGCAAACGCTCTGGCCTGTTTCCTTTGGGGGGCGGCTCTGGACGCCCGGCGTGAAAACCCTTACCTCTGACCCAGATCGGAGGACGCCATGACCAAACCCGCCCTGACCCTATATCTTGCAGCCCCCAACGGCTTTTGCGCAGGCGTGGATCGCGCCATCAAGATCGTCGAAATGGCGATCGAGAAATGGGGCGCGCCGATCTATGTCCGCCATGAAATCGTGCACAACAAATTCGTTGTGGACGGGCTGCGCGCGAAGGGTGCGGTATTCGTTGAGGAACTGAACGAATGCCCTGATGATCGCCCGGTCATCTTCTCGGCACATGGCGTTGCGAAATCCGTCCCGGCCGAAGCCTCGCGCCGCGAAATGGTCTATGTCGATGCCACCTGTCCGCTGGTCTCGAAAGTGCACATCGAGGCCGAACGGCACCACGATAACGGACTTCAGATGGTCATGATCGGCCACGAAGGTCACCCGGAAACGGTCGGCACGATGGGCCAACTGCCCGACGGAGAAGTCCTGTTGGTCGAAACCGCCGAGGATGTGGCGACGCTGGAACCGCGCGATCCAGAACAGCTGGCCTATATCACCCAGACCACCCTGTCAGTGGACGACACCGCCGGTATTGTCGCCGCCCTGCGCGAGCGTTTCCCCGCCATTGTTGGCCCGCACAAAGAAGACATCTGCTACGCCACCACCAACCGTCAGCACGCGGTCAAAGCCATCGCGCCGCAATCGGATGCGGTTATGGTGATCGGTGCGCCCAACAGCTCGAACTCGCGCCGCTTGGTCGAGGTCGCGCGCGCCAATGGCTGCAACTATTCCATGCTGGTGCAGCGCGCATCCGAGATCGATTGGCGCTCGCTTGAAGGGATCCGCACCGTCGGTCTGACCGCAGGCGCGTCTGCGCCGCAAGTGTTGGTGGACGAGGTCATCGACGCCTTCCGCGACCGCTATGACGTGACGGTTGAGCTGGTCGAGACAGCACAAGAAAACATCGAGTTCAAAGTCCCGCGCGTGCTGCGTGTGCCTGCCTGAGCCGGCATGTCCGAGGATCGCCAGACCCTTGACGTCTATGACGCCCAAGCCGCCGAATACGAGGCGCGGGTCGCGACCAAGGACACACCGGGGCTGGACGGTTTCATCGCGGCCTTGCCCCGACACGCGCATGTTCTGGACTTGGGGTGCGGCCCCGGCCTGACCGCAAAACAGATGATGGATCACGGCCTGACGGTGGACGCCACGGACGGGTCTGACGCGATGGTGCAACGTGCCCGCGATCACGGTGTTCCCGCGCGACGGGCTCTGTTTCACCAGATCGACGGTCGGTCTCTCTATGATGGGGTCTTTGCGAATTTCAGCCTGCTCCACCTGCCCCGGACCGAGATGCCCGCGATGCTGACCCGACTGCATAGGCTGCTGAAATCACGGGGCGTGCTTCACATCGGGGTGAAACTTGGCGCAGGCGACGCGCGCGATGATCTGGGGCGCTTTTACACCTACTACCAACAGGATGAACTGGAAGAGCTGTTGACCTTGGCGGGCTTTGCAATCATCACCCGCATTCTGGGCAAGGGCACCGGGCTGGATGGTCGGTCATCCGATTGGATTGTCCTGCACGCGCGCAGCTAAGGCGAAAGGAACACAATCATGGCCGAGTTTTTCGCCTATACCGATGGCGCCTGTTCCGGCAATCCCGGCCCCGGCGGCTGGGGCACACTTTTGCAGGCCAAGGAAGGCGGCACTGTCGTCAAAGAGCGCGAGCTGAAAGGTGGCGAGGAGCTGACTACCAACAACCAGATGGAGCTTATGGCCGCCATCATGGCGCTTGAGACTCTGGGCAAGCCCTGCGCGATCACGGTTATCACCGACAGCCAATATGTGAAGAATGGCGTCACCGGCTGGATTCACGGTTGGAAACGCAACGGCTGGAAGACTGCCGCCAAGAAACCCGTCAAAAATGCCGAGCTTTGGCAACGTCTGGACGAAGCCCAAGCGCGCCACCACGTGACATGGGAATGGGTCAAAGGCCACGCAGGCCATCCGGAAAACGAACGCGCCGATGAACTGGCACGCGCGGGCATGGCGCCTTTCAAGGGCTAGGCTCTTGTCCCTAGAACTGAAGCCACAACCCTAACCCCAGTTCGCTTTCGTTCGTCCCGTGCAATCCTTTCATGTATTGCGCGGTCAGGTGACGCCCCTCACGCAACTCCCATGCGACAGATGGGATGGCTTTCAAGAAAGTCTGATCCGGGGTCATCATCACATCTACGCCAAGCATCATCATCAACCGATCACGGGGTTTCAATCCCAACATCCCAAAGCCGCCGTACTCGGTCTCTCGACCTTCCACGGAAAGGCTGGCGTAAAGCTCTAGATCCGCCCAACCCGACCCGAAGGCGGTGTCAAACCCACGCCCAAAATGGACGGCTGGCGTGACCCGAGGATCCTCGGACGGGCCGGCCAGGGTCAGGCTTAGTGCCGTTCTCAGCGGCTGGTCAGTCTCGGGAAAATGCCAGCGCACGGACAGCTCATATTCTGTGGCCTCCAGTATCGCGAAATCATAGCTGACTTTGCCCGATACTGTGATGTTGTTCCGCAAACCGTATTCAACATATGCCGTGCCAAGCGGATAGTCCTGCAGACGATCGGTATCCTGCTTGGCTGACACAGACAGGAACACCTCGCCCTGTTCGCGCGGCCACGATCCAGCGCTGGCCTGATACACCGTCGCAGTCAGAGCAAAACAGAGCAGGATGAGCAAACGAACCAACATGGGTTCACTGTGGGGCAGGATGGTTAACCGGGTCTTAACTGCGGCCCGAATACCTCTGCCACAGCCAGATCAACAGAATGGCCCCCAACACGGCCCCGATTGCGCCAAAGGCAATGCTGCCGATGGCCAACAGAAAGCGCATCAACAGACCGCTGATCAGCGCACCCCCGACACCAATGGCGATGGTCGTGGGGACATCAGTGCGTACATCCATGATGCGCGTGGCCAGAAAACCCGCAGCAGCACCAACGATGATCAAAAATATAACCGACATGAAACCAATATGGGGTCAGAGTGTGCGGATTGAAAGGCTCAACCGACGTGACCGGGCATGTCAAAACCGCGCAGGAAGTCTTCGGCCTCCATCGCGCGTTTGCCGGGACGCTGGGCGCGCAGCACCTCGACCGCACCATCGCCGCAAGCAATCGTCAGCCCATCCAACACCTGCCCCGGAGTACCCTGCCCGCCAGCCAGACGCGATGCCAGAAGCTTCACCTGTTCGCCGGCCACATCGCACTTCGCGCCGGGAAACGGGGACAAGCCACGGATCAGGCGATCCACTTCGACGGCTGGGCGTGTCCAATCCACCCGCGCTTCGGCCTTGTCGATCTTGCTGGCATAGGTCACGCCATCTTCAGGCTGCACCTCGGGGGTCAGATCATCCAATCGCGCCAGAGCGTCAACGATCATGCGTGATCCCATGGCCGCCAGACGGTCATGCAGAAGCGCGGTGGTTTCTTCGGCGCCGATGGGCGTGGCTTCGCGCAGCAGAACGGGGCCAGTGTCCAGACCGGCCTCCATCTGCATTATGCAAATGCCTGTCTCGGCGTCGCCCGCCATGATCGCGCGATGGATCGGCGCGGCTCCACGCCAGCGCGGCAGAAGCGAGGCTTGGATGTTCAGGCAGCCATGTACCGGCGCATCCAGAACCGCTTGCGGCAGGATCAGACCATAGGCCACCACGACAGCGGTATCGGCGTTCAGATCAGCAAAAGCGGCTTGCTCGTCCGCGCCCTTCAGGGACACCGGGTGACGAACCTCGAGCCCCAGCTCCAAAGCCCGCGCATGGACCGGGCCGGGACGGTCTTTCTTCCCACGACCCGCTGGGCGGGGCGGCTGGCAATAGACGGCAGCAATATCATGCCCGGCCTCGACCAGAGCCTCAAGCACCGGAACGGAAAAGTCGGGCGAGCCCATGAAGACCAGTCTCATCGCGCCAGTTTCCTTGCCTTTTTCACCAGCATGTCGCGCTTCACCTTCGACAGGTGATCAACGAACACTTTGCCGTTTAGGTGATCAATCTGATGCTGCACGGATGTGGCCCAGATGTTCACAAAATCCCGTTCCTCGACCTCGCCCGCTTCGTTCAGAAAGCGTACGGTCACCGCGCGCGGACGGCTGATCACAGCGGAAACGCCGGGCAGGTTCGGACTGGCTTCTTCATGCTCGCGATACTGGGTCGAGGCGTGCAGGATTTCCGGATTCGCCATGCGCACTGCCTGTCCGCGTTCATCGGATGCATCTACGACAGCCAAGCGCAGCATGATCCCAAGCTGAGGCGCCGCCAGCCCAACACCGGGCATCGAGTCCATCGCAAAAATCATCTCGTCCCAGATGGCGCGAGTATCGTCCGTCACGGCCTCGACCGGATCGGCCACCGTGCGCAGGCATTTATGCGGGTATTTCACATACGGGCGATGGGTCACGACCGGGCCAGCTCTCGCTTCAGCTTTTGCATCTTGCGGGTTATCATCTGGCGCTTCAGCGGCTTCAGATAATCAATGAACAGCTTGCCGTTCAGGTGGTCAATCTCGTGCTGCACACAAGTCGCCCACAGCCCATCGAAATCACGCTCTTGCAGGTTGCCGTCGCGGTCCAGCCACTGCACACGAACTTCTTTCGGGCGGGTGACTTCTGCGAACTGATCCGGGATCGACAGGCAGCCTTCCTCATAGACGTTCAACTCGTCCGAGGATTGAAGGACTTCGGGGTTGAACATGACCAGCGGCTCGTGCGGCGCGTCTTCGTCGCGCACGCAATCCAGAACGATCAGACGCTTCAAAATGCCGATTTGCGGCGCTGCCAAACCAATGCCCGGCGCGTCATACATTGTTTCCAGCATGTCGTCGGCCAACGTCCGCAAGTCATCGGACAGGTCCGGCACGGCGTCGGCCACCTTTTTCAGGCGCGGGTCGGGGTGGATAAGGATCGGTATAATGGTCATATGCTGCATTTAGGCCATGCGCTTCGTTGGTGCAATGGCTGGCTTGCGCCTACCGCCAAAGCCGCTAACTTGCCCCAAACGCCATCCCGAAGGAGACACCATGAATTTCGACAAGATGACCGAGCGCCGCGGCACGCACTCCTCAAAATGGGACAAGATGGAGCAGCTGTTTGGCGTATCGCAGGAAGACGGGCTGGCGATGTGGACAGCGGACAGCGACTATGAAACCGCGCCCTGCGTGATCGAAGCGGCCCGCAAAGCTGTCGAGCATGGCGTCTTCGGTTATTCGTGGGAATATGACGCCTACAAAGAGGCCGTCGCGTGGTGGATGCGCACCCGTCACAATTGGGAAGTGAACCCGGATTGGGTTCTGTCCAGCCAAGGTCTTGGCAACGCGATTGCTCTGTGCCTGCAGACATGGACCGAGCCCGGCGATGGCGTTGTGATCTTCACCCCCGTCTACCACGAGTTCGCCCTGAAGATCGGCAAGAACGGCCGCAAGGTGGTCGAATGCCCCTTGAAGCGTGTGGGCGATCGCTATGAGCTGGATCTGGAGGACGCACAGTCGCGCCTAACTGGAAACGAGAAGATGATCCTGTGGTGCTCGCCGCAGAACCCGTCGGGCCGGGTCTGGAACGAAGCCGAGCTGAAGGCGGTCGCTGCGTTTGCTGAGAAGAACGACCTGATGCTAATCTCGGACGAGATCCATCAGGATCTGGTCTATCCGGATTACAAATTCGTTCCGACTGCCGTTGCCGCACCAGAATCGCTTTCGCGTCTGGTCACGCTGACCGCTGCTTCGAAGACCTTCAATATTGCGGGCCAGCGCACTGGCAACATGATCATCCCTGACAATGATCTGCGCAACGCCATGCGCGCGAAGTTGTATCAGATGGACTATGCGCCCGGCATGTTGGCCGTGTCGATGATCACAGCAGCGTACTCGCCCGAGGGTGCGGAATGGGCGGACGCCCAGATCCAGCATCTGGATCGCAACCGCAAAATGTTCGACGAGGCGATCAACGCCATCCCCGGCCTGAACTCCATGCCACTCGAGGCGACTTATCTGGCATGGGTCGATTTCTCGGGAACTGGCATGACCGATGACGAGGTCATCACCCGCATCCGTGACGACGCCAAAATCGCCGTCAGCCCGGGTCCGTCCTTCGGCATCGGCGGAGAAGGGTTCCAACGCTTCAATCTGGCCACGCAAGGCGCACGGGTCGAAGAGGCCATCGACCGCATGCAACGTGCCTTCGCCGATCTGCAGTAAACTCAGGAACTAAAGTCTGCGCGGTGCGAAACAACATCGCGCAGGGATCATTCAGGCTTCACTTGCCCTCGATCAGCGCAACCGGCGCGTTTTCTTCGCGGGCAAAATCAAGCGGCACTTGATCATGTGCTTCGGCCTTGCGCTTGAATTCGTATTTCATCTGACCGTCTTCCTCTTCCGAGGCAATGATCAGGCACTGATACAAATGCCGCGACCCGTCATAGAGGTCCACAAGCCCGCGCAAATGCGGAGCGCGTTCGGCATCCAGCGCGAATCCCGTCTCCCAGAACTTCAGCACTGGAAACACCTCTTCATTCACAAGAATGCGTAGGCGGCTTTTCTTCTTAAGGTCTTTTTTGCGCGCGGCTTCCAGCCCCTCGCGCACCTCTTTTGGCAGAAATTCAAGCATGGGTCCCCTCCCTGCCAACATCATGGCAGGGAAATGGTTGGCGTCAAGTTAACCAGTTAAGAACAATGCGTTCTTGTTCAGGTGTTGTGGTCTTCCACCAGATTGACCCCTACCACTGGGCGCAGCACGTGGGGCTTCTCGGGATCATACAGTGCCGAATCCTTGAAATCCCGGCCGCGATCCAGCGCGGGACCGACCAGAATCAACGCGGTGCGGGTGATCTTTTCGGCGCGGACTTTCTTGCGGATGTCCTTGATCGTGCCGCGGATGAACATCTCGTCCGGCCAGCCGACGCGATAGGCGACGACCACCGGGCAATCCTCGCCATAGTACGGGGTCAGCACGCGTTCGATCTCGCGCATGTTGCGTACAGCAAGGTGAATGGCCAGCGTTGCGCCGGTCTTGGCGAAGTTTTCCAGCGTTTCCCCTTCGGGCATCGAGGTCGACTGCATCGACATCCGCGTCAGCACGATGGACTGCGCAATCTCGGGGATGGTCAGTTCCTGTCCCAAAGCCGCAGCCGCAGCCGCATAGGCAGGCACGCCGGGGATGACCTGATAGTCGATGCCGTCCGCATTCAAACGGCGAATTTGTTCAGCAATCGCACCGTAAAGAGACGGGTCTCCGGAATGCACACGGGCCACGTCTTCGCCGCGCGCA contains these protein-coding regions:
- the def gene encoding peptide deformylase, whose product is MTIIPILIHPDPRLKKVADAVPDLSDDLRTLADDMLETMYDAPGIGLAAPQIGILKRLIVLDCVRDEDAPHEPLVMFNPEVLQSSDELNVYEEGCLSIPDQFAEVTRPKEVRVQWLDRDGNLQERDFDGLWATCVQHEIDHLNGKLFIDYLKPLKRQMITRKMQKLKRELARS
- the def gene encoding peptide deformylase encodes the protein MTHRPYVKYPHKCLRTVADPVEAVTDDTRAIWDEMIFAMDSMPGVGLAAPQLGIMLRLAVVDASDERGQAVRMANPEILHASTQYREHEEASPNLPGVSAVISRPRAVTVRFLNEAGEVEERDFVNIWATSVQHQIDHLNGKVFVDHLSKVKRDMLVKKARKLAR
- the fmt gene encoding methionyl-tRNA formyltransferase encodes the protein MRLVFMGSPDFSVPVLEALVEAGHDIAAVYCQPPRPAGRGKKDRPGPVHARALELGLEVRHPVSLKGADEQAAFADLNADTAVVVAYGLILPQAVLDAPVHGCLNIQASLLPRWRGAAPIHRAIMAGDAETGICIMQMEAGLDTGPVLLREATPIGAEETTALLHDRLAAMGSRMIVDALARLDDLTPEVQPEDGVTYASKIDKAEARVDWTRPAVEVDRLIRGLSPFPGAKCDVAGEQVKLLASRLAGGQGTPGQVLDGLTIACGDGAVEVLRAQRPGKRAMEAEDFLRGFDMPGHVG
- the rnhA gene encoding ribonuclease HI — protein: MAEFFAYTDGACSGNPGPGGWGTLLQAKEGGTVVKERELKGGEELTTNNQMELMAAIMALETLGKPCAITVITDSQYVKNGVTGWIHGWKRNGWKTAAKKPVKNAELWQRLDEAQARHHVTWEWVKGHAGHPENERADELARAGMAPFKG
- a CDS encoding MalY/PatB family protein; this encodes MNFDKMTERRGTHSSKWDKMEQLFGVSQEDGLAMWTADSDYETAPCVIEAARKAVEHGVFGYSWEYDAYKEAVAWWMRTRHNWEVNPDWVLSSQGLGNAIALCLQTWTEPGDGVVIFTPVYHEFALKIGKNGRKVVECPLKRVGDRYELDLEDAQSRLTGNEKMILWCSPQNPSGRVWNEAELKAVAAFAEKNDLMLISDEIHQDLVYPDYKFVPTAVAAPESLSRLVTLTAASKTFNIAGQRTGNMIIPDNDLRNAMRAKLYQMDYAPGMLAVSMITAAYSPEGAEWADAQIQHLDRNRKMFDEAINAIPGLNSMPLEATYLAWVDFSGTGMTDDEVITRIRDDAKIAVSPGPSFGIGGEGFQRFNLATQGARVEEAIDRMQRAFADLQ
- a CDS encoding class I SAM-dependent DNA methyltransferase; its protein translation is MSEDRQTLDVYDAQAAEYEARVATKDTPGLDGFIAALPRHAHVLDLGCGPGLTAKQMMDHGLTVDATDGSDAMVQRARDHGVPARRALFHQIDGRSLYDGVFANFSLLHLPRTEMPAMLTRLHRLLKSRGVLHIGVKLGAGDARDDLGRFYTYYQQDELEELLTLAGFAIITRILGKGTGLDGRSSDWIVLHARS
- the cobM gene encoding precorrin-4 C(11)-methyltransferase; this encodes MTVYFIGAGPGDPELLTLKAQRIIGECPVCLYAGSLVPPQVVSCAPDDAKVMDTAAMTLDDTHAEIKAAHARGEDVARVHSGDPSLYGAIAEQIRRLNADGIDYQVIPGVPAYAAAAAALGQELTIPEIAQSIVLTRMSMQSTSMPEGETLENFAKTGATLAIHLAVRNMREIERVLTPYYGEDCPVVVAYRVGWPDEMFIRGTIKDIRKKVRAEKITRTALILVGPALDRGRDFKDSALYDPEKPHVLRPVVGVNLVEDHNT
- the ispH gene encoding 4-hydroxy-3-methylbut-2-enyl diphosphate reductase — its product is MTKPALTLYLAAPNGFCAGVDRAIKIVEMAIEKWGAPIYVRHEIVHNKFVVDGLRAKGAVFVEELNECPDDRPVIFSAHGVAKSVPAEASRREMVYVDATCPLVSKVHIEAERHHDNGLQMVMIGHEGHPETVGTMGQLPDGEVLLVETAEDVATLEPRDPEQLAYITQTTLSVDDTAGIVAALRERFPAIVGPHKEDICYATTNRQHAVKAIAPQSDAVMVIGAPNSSNSRRLVEVARANGCNYSMLVQRASEIDWRSLEGIRTVGLTAGASAPQVLVDEVIDAFRDRYDVTVELVETAQENIEFKVPRVLRVPA
- a CDS encoding GlsB/YeaQ/YmgE family stress response membrane protein; translated protein: MSVIFLIIVGAAAGFLATRIMDVRTDVPTTIAIGVGGALISGLLMRFLLAIGSIAFGAIGAVLGAILLIWLWQRYSGRS